From the genome of Pseudomonas yamanorum, one region includes:
- a CDS encoding MarR family winged helix-turn-helix transcriptional regulator, which yields MPDSYVFSEQVGHLLRKAYQRHLAIFQQNVGDSQLTAVQFVTLCALRDHGASSLTELVKATAVDQATIRGIVERLKARELITLEPDPQDKRKVVVNLSDSGAALVQQTVPCAATITELTLSNLNPAERVAVLFLLRKMIDDPQTP from the coding sequence GTGCCTGATTCCTACGTTTTCTCCGAGCAAGTCGGCCACCTGTTGCGCAAGGCCTACCAGCGCCACCTGGCGATCTTCCAGCAGAACGTCGGCGACTCCCAGCTCACCGCCGTGCAGTTCGTCACCCTGTGCGCCCTGCGCGATCACGGTGCAAGTTCGCTCACCGAACTGGTCAAGGCTACCGCCGTCGACCAGGCGACCATCCGCGGCATCGTCGAACGCCTCAAGGCCCGCGAACTGATCACCCTCGAACCCGATCCCCAGGACAAACGCAAAGTCGTCGTCAACCTGTCCGACTCTGGCGCCGCCCTGGTGCAGCAAACCGTGCCTTGCGCCGCCACCATCACCGAACTGACCTTGAGCAACCTCAACCCCGCCGAACGCGTCGCCGTACTGTTCCTGCTACGCAAAATGATCGACGACCCCCAAACCCCGTAG